One Glycine soja cultivar W05 chromosome 2, ASM419377v2, whole genome shotgun sequence genomic region harbors:
- the LOC114383880 gene encoding uncharacterized oxidoreductase At4g09670-like has protein sequence MAETPTIRFGVIGCADIARKVSRAISLAPNAALYAVGSRSLDKARAFAAANGFPAAAKVHGSYEAVLDDPDVDAVYVPLPTSLHVRWAVLAAQKKKHVLLEKPVALHAAEFDEIVEACESNGVQLMDGTMWMHHPRTAKMRDFLSDSNRFGQLRSIHTHFTFAADADFLENDIRVKPDLDALGSLGDEGWYCLRAILWAANYELPKTVIASRNPELNKAGVILSCGASLHWEDGKVATFHCSFLTNLTMDITAVGTKGTLHVHDFIIPYEEKEASFYAATETGFDDLVSKWIPQPSKHIIKTDIPQEALMVTEFARLVADIKFNNSKPEKKWPTISRKTQLVLDAVKASIERGFEPVQIQE, from the exons ATGGCTGAAACTCCCACAATCCGTTTCGGCGTCATCGGCTGCGCCGACATCGCGCGCAAGGTCTCGCGCGCCATCTCCCTCGCCCCCAACGCCGCCCTTTACGCCGTCGGCAGCCGCTCCCTCGACAAGGCGCGTGCCTTCGCCGCCGCCAACGGCTTCCCCGCCGCCGCCAAGGTGCACGGCTCCTACGAGGCGGTCCTCGACGATCCCGACGTCGACGCCGTGTACGTACCGCTCCCCACTAGCCTCCACGTGCGCTGGGCCGTGCTCGCCgcgcagaagaagaagcacgtCTTGCTCGAGAAGCCCGTCGCGCTCCACGCGGCGGAGTTCGACGAGATCGTCGAGGCGTGCGAATCCAATGGGGTGCAGCTCATGGACGGTACGATGTGGATGCACCACCCCCGCACCGCCAAAATGAGGGACTTCCTCTCCGATTCTAACCGTTTCGGCCAACTCAGATCG ATTCACACTCATTTTACATTTGCTGCTGATGCCGATTTCCTTGAGAATGACATTCGTGTGAAGCCAGATCTTGATGCACTTGGCTCTCTTGGCGATGAAGGGTGGTATTGTCTTAGAGCAATACTCTGGGCTGCCAACTATGAACTCCCTAAAACTGTAATAGCCTCACGCAATCCTGAGCTTAATAAAGCTGGGGTGATATTGTCTTGTGGGGCTTCTTTACACTGGGAAGATGGGAAAGTAGCAACCTTCCACTGCTCCTTCTTGACCAACTTGACAATGGATATAACTGCTGTTGGGACAAAAGGAACACTACATGTTCATGACTTCATTATCCCTTATGAAGAGAAGGAAGCATCGTTTTATGCAGCTACAGAAACAGGCTTTGATGACCTTGTGTCAAAGTGGATCCCACAGCCAAGCAAGCATATAATAAAAACTGATATCCCTCAGGAGGCTCTTATGGTAACAGAGTTTGCTCGTTTGGTGGCAGATATCAAATTCAACAACTCAAAACCTGAGAAGAAGTGGCCAACAATTAGTAGGAAAACTCAACTGGTATTGGATGCTGTGAAGGCTTCAATTGAGAGGGGTTTTGAGCCTGTTCAGATTCAGGAATGA
- the LOC114383884 gene encoding 16.9 kDa class I heat shock protein 3-like, with the protein MDWIGAYRGGQRSRDWCDPSSPFTDLWDPRRVGDADDITSSLAHAHVDWRETDKAHIFRADLPGVKKEDLKVQVEENKILQISGERVKEKEDQNDKWHRVERQCGSFLRRFRLPEDANPNQISCTLENGVLNVTVPKVEKKPENKNVRQIDVV; encoded by the exons ATGGATTGGATCGGAGCGTACCGCGGAGGCCAGAGAAGCAGGGACTGGTGCGACCCTTCATCACCATTCACTGATTTGTGGGACCCTCGTCGTGTCGGTGACGCTGATGATATCACCTCCTCTCTCGCCCATGCTCACGTTGACTGGCGTGAGACTGATAAAGCTCATATCTTCCGTGCTGATCTTCCAG GGGTGAAGAAAGAGGATCTGAAGGTGCAGGTGGAGGAGAATAAGATCCTGCAGATAAGCGGGGAGAGGGTGAAGGAGAAGGAGGACCAGAACGACAAGTGGCACCGCGTCGAGAGGCAGTGCGGAAGCTTCCTCCGCCGCTTCCGGCTGCCGGAGGATGCCAACCCCAACCAGATCAGCTGCACGCTCGAAAACGGGGTGCTGAACGTCACCGTGCCCAAGGTGGAGAAGAAGCCGGAGAACAAGAACGTGAGGCAGATTGATGTGGTTTGA